The following are encoded together in the Variovorax sp. PBS-H4 genome:
- a CDS encoding aldo/keto reductase codes for MIDFLSQRPIGRTGISVTPLGLGGAPFGNMYTAMAAGEAEAGILASGAVEGATYNYRPATPKTLERVRRIEAVCTRYGVPLQAAALQFPMNHPQVTSVIPGARSISELEQSVRLSSIAIPVDFWRELKAQQLIDERAPVGQA; via the coding sequence TTGATCGATTTCCTGAGCCAGCGCCCGATCGGGCGCACGGGCATCTCCGTGACCCCACTGGGGTTGGGCGGCGCACCCTTCGGCAACATGTACACCGCCATGGCGGCCGGCGAAGCCGAGGCGGGCATCCTCGCGAGCGGCGCCGTCGAGGGCGCGACCTACAACTATCGCCCGGCGACGCCGAAGACGCTCGAGCGGGTACGCCGCATCGAGGCGGTCTGCACAAGGTACGGCGTGCCGCTGCAGGCCGCAGCCCTGCAGTTCCCGATGAACCATCCGCAGGTGACCAGCGTCATCCCCGGGGCGCGTTCGATTTCCGAACTGGAGCAGAGCGTGCGCCTGTCGTCGATCGCAATTCCGGTCGACTTCTGGCGCGAACTGAAGGCGCAGCAACTGATCGACGAGCGCGCGCCGGTGGGCCAAGCCTGA
- a CDS encoding FadR/GntR family transcriptional regulator, protein MPPNSRTASNSRLVNGPETPSAPIPPPRLLSDKAYEDLMQLLGTRGFEPRARLPGETALAQRLGVSRPVLRQAFARLREEGRIDARKGSGTFVTDALPQVKPLSLGTLENIADIRAFLEFRCFMEGEAAARAALMRNADQMHQVSLCRERFDQALADGGDAVEEDVAFHDAVAQACGNRFFSMTMTALAPQTRFSIGLSRSLAGRPRDARRAGVCQEHAAVEAALKQQDATAARQAMEAHLRGGIARLFGSGAND, encoded by the coding sequence ATGCCTCCGAACTCGCGAACTGCATCAAACTCCCGGCTGGTCAACGGCCCAGAGACACCCTCTGCGCCGATCCCGCCACCTAGGCTGCTGAGCGACAAGGCGTATGAGGACCTGATGCAGTTGCTGGGCACCCGGGGCTTCGAGCCGCGGGCGCGCCTACCCGGCGAGACAGCGCTGGCGCAGCGCCTCGGCGTGTCGCGCCCGGTGTTGCGTCAGGCCTTCGCGCGCCTTCGCGAAGAAGGCCGCATCGACGCACGCAAGGGATCGGGGACCTTCGTCACCGATGCGCTGCCGCAGGTCAAGCCGCTCTCGCTCGGCACGCTCGAAAACATCGCGGACATCCGTGCCTTCCTGGAATTCCGGTGCTTCATGGAAGGCGAAGCTGCCGCCCGCGCTGCGCTGATGCGCAACGCCGACCAGATGCACCAGGTGAGCCTCTGCCGCGAGCGCTTCGATCAGGCTCTTGCAGACGGCGGCGATGCCGTCGAGGAGGATGTCGCCTTCCACGACGCCGTCGCACAAGCCTGCGGCAACCGTTTTTTCAGCATGACGATGACTGCCCTGGCCCCGCAAACCCGCTTCAGCATCGGCCTCTCGCGCAGCCTCGCTGGCCGCCCTCGGGATGCGCGGAGGGCGGGGGTTTGCCAGGAGCACGCGGCTGTCGAAGCGGCACTGAAGCAGCAAGACGCGACGGCCGCACGGCAGGCGATGGAAGCCCATCTGCGCGGCGGCATCGCTCGACTCTTCGGGTCCGGAGCAAACGATTGA
- a CDS encoding mandelate racemase/muconate lactonizing enzyme family protein yields MSIVHCVRTYRLPDRPNLIWLELETTDGLVGLGETFRGASSVETCLHDELAPWLLGRDTRHIEGISRHLLTPYVGYNSSGVEVRAASAVDLALWDLAGQRQGVPIYQALGGGARANVPVYNTCAGYAFNTNGKRRDIGVADRSDGPYDDQVAFMRDAGALARSLLSEGYKAMKIWPFDIYAPASNGHLITLQDLEKGLEPFRLIREAVGNKIEVMCELHSLFGSHSALRICQALEQYDVFWVEDPLCKMDDAAGLADLRRRTRVQICGSETLGGLRPFRDLLAADALDVVMLDLAWCGGFTEGRKIAALAQAYNRPLAPHDCTGPVTLMAGLHMALHAPTAIYQEVVRATLATWYRDIVTELPVITDGMAQPPVMAGLGTRLQDGFKQQPGLVVRESR; encoded by the coding sequence GTGTCTATTGTCCATTGCGTCCGCACCTATCGGTTGCCCGACCGCCCGAATCTCATCTGGCTCGAACTCGAAACCACTGACGGTCTCGTCGGACTCGGCGAGACCTTCAGGGGGGCTTCGTCGGTCGAAACCTGCCTCCATGACGAACTCGCACCCTGGCTGCTCGGGCGCGATACGCGTCATATCGAAGGCATCTCACGCCATCTGCTCACCCCCTATGTCGGATACAACAGTTCGGGGGTGGAAGTGCGCGCCGCCAGCGCCGTCGACCTCGCCTTGTGGGACCTCGCCGGCCAGCGGCAGGGCGTGCCGATCTACCAGGCACTGGGCGGTGGCGCGCGCGCCAACGTGCCGGTCTACAACACCTGTGCGGGCTACGCGTTCAACACGAATGGCAAGCGCCGCGACATCGGCGTCGCGGATCGGTCCGACGGCCCGTACGACGATCAGGTCGCTTTCATGCGGGACGCCGGCGCGCTGGCCCGGAGCCTGCTGTCGGAAGGCTACAAGGCCATGAAGATCTGGCCCTTCGACATCTATGCGCCTGCCAGCAACGGCCACCTGATCACGCTGCAGGACTTGGAGAAGGGGCTCGAGCCGTTCCGCCTGATCCGCGAAGCCGTCGGCAACAAGATCGAGGTGATGTGTGAACTGCACAGCCTGTTCGGCAGCCACTCGGCACTTCGCATCTGTCAGGCGCTGGAGCAATACGACGTGTTCTGGGTCGAGGACCCGCTGTGCAAGATGGACGATGCCGCCGGCCTGGCGGATCTGCGCCGTCGCACCCGTGTGCAGATCTGCGGCAGCGAAACCTTGGGGGGCCTGCGCCCGTTCCGCGACTTGCTGGCGGCGGATGCGCTGGATGTGGTGATGCTCGACCTGGCGTGGTGCGGCGGCTTCACCGAAGGGCGAAAGATCGCCGCGCTGGCCCAGGCGTACAACCGACCGCTGGCACCGCACGATTGCACGGGCCCTGTCACGCTGATGGCTGGACTGCACATGGCCTTGCATGCGCCGACCGCGATCTACCAGGAGGTGGTGCGTGCGACGCTGGCCACCTGGTATCGCGACATCGTCACCGAGTTGCCGGTGATTACCGACGGTATGGCCCAGCCACCCGTCATGGCCGGGCTGGGCACCCGCCTTCAGGACGGTTTCAAGCAACAGCCTGGGTTGGTCGTGCGCGAAAGCCGCTGA
- a CDS encoding NAD(P)-dependent oxidoreductase has product MLIKIVGLHAPHAPRLRALLGPEHEVQSLDSFPPTGEIHADVVISNSVSADEAARLRCRLVHVPGAGSEQIACRSLSAGTTVCNVHGHEVPIAEFTLHAILEHYLKLWQYPARLDAAAWAASYSKRAPHDEAHGKSVAIVGFGHIGQEITRRARAFDMHVIAVTRSGRQGPAELAHEYVQAAALDEVLPRAQVLVICCPLDDSTRGLIAERRLALLPPGALLVNVARAEVVDEQALYEALSQQRLGRAVLDVWYQYPNKGQAPVPPSRWPLHELTNVRCTPHISAITPALLERRYSFMARNITRLQQAQALENVIYLAP; this is encoded by the coding sequence ATGTTGATCAAGATAGTCGGCCTCCACGCCCCCCATGCGCCGCGCCTGCGTGCGCTGCTCGGGCCCGAACACGAGGTCCAGTCGCTGGACAGCTTTCCCCCCACCGGCGAGATCCACGCAGACGTGGTCATCAGCAACAGCGTGAGCGCGGACGAGGCTGCGCGCCTGCGCTGCCGCCTGGTGCACGTGCCCGGCGCTGGGTCGGAGCAGATCGCCTGCCGGTCGCTGTCGGCCGGAACCACCGTATGCAACGTGCACGGCCACGAAGTTCCGATCGCCGAGTTCACCCTGCACGCCATCCTGGAGCACTACTTGAAGCTGTGGCAGTACCCCGCGCGTCTGGACGCGGCCGCCTGGGCGGCGTCCTATTCGAAGCGTGCGCCGCATGACGAGGCCCATGGAAAGTCCGTTGCCATCGTCGGTTTCGGGCACATCGGCCAGGAGATCACACGGCGTGCGCGTGCCTTCGACATGCACGTCATCGCCGTGACGCGCAGCGGAAGGCAGGGGCCGGCCGAGTTGGCGCATGAGTATGTCCAGGCCGCCGCGCTCGATGAGGTGCTGCCGAGGGCGCAGGTCTTGGTCATCTGCTGCCCGCTGGACGACAGCACACGCGGCCTCATCGCTGAGCGCCGACTGGCCCTGCTTCCGCCGGGCGCGTTGTTGGTCAACGTGGCGCGCGCGGAGGTGGTCGACGAGCAGGCGCTGTACGAAGCCTTGAGCCAGCAGCGACTGGGTCGGGCCGTCCTGGACGTCTGGTACCAGTATCCCAACAAAGGCCAGGCGCCCGTGCCGCCTTCGCGCTGGCCACTGCATGAACTGACCAACGTGCGCTGCACGCCCCACATCTCCGCCATCACACCTGCGCTGCTGGAGCGGCGCTACAGCTTCATGGCCCGCAACATCACGCGACTGCAGCAGGCGCAGGCGCTGGAGAACGTGATCTACCTGGCGCCTTGA
- a CDS encoding Bug family tripartite tricarboxylate transporter substrate binding protein, translating to MPSTTLDTSFIPRIGRRSIVGLAAAALLAGASLAAHAQDTAAYPHKPIRIIVPNPPGGTSDVLARLLAKELGETFKQTVIVENKAGGNGQIGASYVAKSAPDGYTLLVLDMSVLTIGPSVIPQLNYNPVKDLAPIAIPAYSPHLLVVRQDLPVKNIDELAAYQKKSGKPLSFGTPLASISQLAGILLAQDRGFEFNVIGYKGGAQALADLAGAQIDTAMASVLATNPLVQGGKIKAIAVTSAKPFAAVPGVPTVASQIPNFVTGSWQGLLAPGGTPPAVLEKLQSEVQRIVARPDVAKRLQELGSEPSDMTRQQIATWMQAETTRWGKVVKDNNVKAE from the coding sequence ATGCCCTCGACAACACTCGACACTTCATTCATCCCGCGCATCGGGCGGCGCAGCATTGTCGGCCTCGCGGCGGCGGCGCTGCTGGCCGGCGCATCGCTGGCAGCCCATGCCCAGGACACAGCGGCCTACCCGCACAAACCGATCCGCATCATCGTGCCCAACCCGCCGGGCGGCACGTCCGACGTGCTGGCGCGTCTGTTGGCCAAGGAGCTGGGCGAGACGTTCAAGCAGACGGTGATCGTCGAGAACAAGGCGGGTGGCAACGGTCAGATCGGCGCCTCTTACGTCGCCAAATCCGCACCGGACGGATACACGTTGCTGGTGCTCGACATGTCGGTGCTGACCATCGGCCCCAGCGTCATTCCGCAACTCAACTACAACCCGGTGAAAGACCTGGCGCCCATTGCCATTCCGGCCTATTCGCCGCATCTGCTGGTGGTCCGGCAGGACCTGCCCGTCAAGAACATCGACGAACTCGCCGCCTACCAGAAAAAAAGCGGCAAGCCACTCAGCTTCGGCACACCGCTGGCTTCCATCAGCCAGCTGGCGGGCATCCTGCTGGCGCAAGACAGGGGTTTCGAGTTCAACGTGATTGGCTACAAGGGCGGTGCGCAGGCGCTGGCCGACCTGGCCGGCGCGCAGATCGACACGGCCATGGCGAGCGTGCTGGCCACCAATCCCCTGGTGCAGGGCGGCAAGATCAAGGCCATCGCTGTGACCAGCGCCAAGCCCTTTGCCGCCGTCCCGGGCGTCCCGACCGTCGCGTCGCAGATCCCCAACTTCGTGACCGGCTCCTGGCAGGGTCTGCTGGCACCCGGTGGCACGCCGCCCGCGGTGCTGGAGAAACTGCAGTCGGAAGTCCAGCGCATCGTGGCTCGGCCCGACGTCGCCAAGCGTCTGCAGGAACTCGGGTCGGAACCTTCGGACATGACCCGTCAGCAGATCGCGACGTGGATGCAGGCGGAGACCACGCGCTGGGGCAAGGTGGTGAAGGACAACAACGTCAAGGCTGAGTAG
- a CDS encoding LysR family transcriptional regulator, giving the protein MDLLALADFNLVARHGGVGRAARESGRPKATLSRRVSDLESGLNLRLFERGARTLKLTEEGRALYERTSALLLEIDETAAAIASGGEAPRGSLRVSAPLLFSQAAMGKLAATFALRYPEIQLEVTTEDRAVDMVEEGYDLVIRVNPDPDVRLVGRIFMRDRLVVVASPKFAPPAGKAAVPAILRRGGFGVAASSWEYVGRSGKKRISVKPTLCLASLFMVRDAVRAGVGVARVPVSLVTKDLAAGKLVCWGDVEGPEIALWALYPSRRLLSARVSTFLDFLKEAFPTGSPNELAAFID; this is encoded by the coding sequence ATGGACTTGCTTGCGTTGGCCGACTTCAACCTCGTCGCCCGCCACGGAGGGGTGGGTCGTGCAGCGCGCGAATCGGGTCGTCCCAAGGCCACGCTGTCTCGACGCGTGTCCGATCTGGAGAGTGGCCTCAATCTGCGCCTGTTCGAGCGAGGCGCAAGAACGCTGAAACTGACCGAGGAGGGGCGCGCGCTGTACGAGAGAACCTCGGCGTTGCTGCTTGAGATCGACGAAACGGCCGCAGCGATTGCGTCGGGCGGCGAGGCGCCGCGCGGCAGCTTGCGGGTGAGCGCGCCGCTGCTCTTTTCACAGGCCGCCATGGGAAAGCTGGCGGCCACGTTCGCGCTCCGGTATCCCGAGATCCAGCTCGAGGTCACGACCGAGGATCGGGCCGTGGACATGGTGGAGGAGGGCTACGACCTCGTGATCCGCGTCAACCCCGATCCCGACGTCAGGCTGGTCGGACGGATTTTCATGAGAGACCGTCTCGTCGTGGTTGCAAGTCCGAAGTTCGCGCCCCCTGCGGGCAAGGCGGCGGTTCCAGCGATCCTGCGGCGCGGCGGCTTCGGCGTAGCGGCATCCTCATGGGAGTACGTGGGCAGGTCGGGCAAGAAGCGCATCAGCGTGAAACCAACGCTGTGCCTTGCCTCACTGTTCATGGTGCGGGATGCCGTCCGTGCGGGCGTCGGTGTCGCCCGCGTGCCGGTCTCTCTCGTAACCAAGGATCTGGCCGCCGGGAAGCTGGTGTGCTGGGGCGACGTCGAAGGCCCCGAGATCGCGCTGTGGGCGTTGTACCCATCGCGCCGGCTGCTGAGTGCTCGTGTATCGACGTTCTTGGACTTCTTGAAGGAAGCGTTCCCCACGGGCTCTCCCAACGAATTGGCTGCCTTCATCGATTGA
- a CDS encoding SDR family oxidoreductase, translated as MTILIIGASGAIGRQVVQQLVDRGAAVRALARDPAKTHFPAGVEVVQGDLLDVESLRRAVAGVSALFLLNGVVPDEFTQALVTLNVARDAGVDRVVYLSVIHADKYLNVPHFAGKFGVERMLEQMGFGATILRPAYFMQNDLTIKDVITGYGVYPMPVGSKGLAMVDTRDIAEVAALELLRREQAPGSLPLSRINLVGPDALTGNSVAGIWSDVLGRPINYGGDDTAGFEKNLLNFMPSWMAYDMRLMSERFLTEGMNPDAGDVERLTALLGRSLRSYRAFATEVSASA; from the coding sequence ATGACCATCCTCATCATCGGCGCCTCTGGCGCCATCGGCCGCCAAGTCGTTCAGCAACTCGTCGATCGCGGCGCCGCCGTGCGGGCACTCGCCCGCGACCCGGCGAAGACCCACTTCCCCGCCGGCGTCGAAGTCGTTCAAGGTGACCTGCTCGACGTCGAGTCGCTGCGCCGAGCTGTCGCGGGTGTATCCGCTCTGTTCCTCCTCAACGGCGTCGTCCCCGACGAGTTCACGCAGGCACTGGTGACCCTGAACGTGGCGCGTGATGCCGGCGTCGACCGGGTCGTCTACCTGTCGGTGATCCACGCCGACAAGTACCTCAACGTTCCCCACTTCGCCGGCAAGTTTGGCGTGGAGCGGATGCTCGAGCAGATGGGCTTCGGCGCCACCATCCTGCGGCCCGCGTACTTCATGCAGAACGACCTCACCATCAAGGACGTCATCACCGGTTACGGCGTGTACCCGATGCCCGTCGGCAGCAAGGGTCTGGCCATGGTCGACACACGCGACATCGCGGAAGTCGCCGCCCTCGAGCTGCTGCGCCGCGAACAGGCACCGGGGTCGCTGCCACTGAGCCGGATCAACCTGGTAGGCCCCGACGCGCTGACCGGAAACAGCGTCGCCGGCATCTGGTCCGACGTGCTGGGCCGCCCGATCAACTACGGCGGCGACGACACCGCGGGCTTCGAGAAGAACCTGCTGAACTTCATGCCGAGCTGGATGGCGTACGACATGCGCCTCATGAGCGAACGCTTCCTGACCGAGGGCATGAACCCGGATGCGGGTGACGTCGAACGCCTGACGGCGCTGCTGGGCCGGTCGCTGCGGTCGTACCGCGCGTTCGCTACCGAGGTCTCGGCATCAGCCTGA
- a CDS encoding FAD binding domain-containing protein, translating to MKRSTKVIVVGGSLGGLLVANLLHKAGWDVHVYERVAQELEGRGAGIVTHPELDAALEQAGITVDDSLGIKVQERITLSKDGQRVGARELPQVLTAWGRMYSILKNAFPPGRYHNGKHVTSVAQDAQSVTAIFDDGEIVQADALIAADGIRSVVRQALLSEVRPQYAGYVAWRGLVEESALSESVLRELFPYFAFGLPPREQMIAYPVAGAGNTVEPGRRRYNFVWYRPADEPTTLRDMLTDSTGKVWHDGIPPPLIRPEIVAAARQAAVDTLAPQFAEVVEKTESLFFQPIYDLESSQLAFGRIALLGDAAFVARPHCGMGVTKAAGDAMALLGALESSNDVTAALKAYEQPRLAYGSAIVEHARHLGAYMQAQIRTDEEREMAERYRTPVAVMRETAVPMSPDYKHSGTSPAGLTGTVAVE from the coding sequence ATGAAGCGATCGACGAAAGTGATCGTCGTCGGCGGCTCACTCGGCGGGCTTCTTGTGGCCAACCTCCTGCACAAAGCCGGCTGGGACGTGCACGTGTACGAGCGCGTTGCGCAGGAGCTTGAAGGCCGTGGCGCTGGCATCGTTACGCACCCGGAACTCGATGCGGCGTTGGAGCAGGCCGGCATCACTGTCGACGACTCCCTCGGCATCAAGGTGCAAGAGCGCATTACGCTGTCAAAAGACGGCCAGCGTGTCGGCGCGCGCGAGCTGCCGCAGGTTCTCACGGCATGGGGGCGCATGTACAGCATTCTTAAGAATGCCTTTCCGCCGGGTCGCTATCACAACGGAAAGCACGTGACGTCCGTAGCGCAGGATGCGCAATCGGTGACCGCAATATTCGACGATGGAGAAATCGTTCAAGCGGACGCACTGATCGCGGCTGATGGCATTCGCTCAGTCGTGCGGCAGGCGCTGCTTTCCGAGGTACGACCGCAGTACGCCGGCTACGTCGCCTGGCGCGGACTGGTTGAAGAATCGGCGCTGTCGGAATCGGTACTGCGCGAGCTGTTTCCGTACTTTGCGTTCGGTCTGCCCCCGCGGGAACAAATGATTGCGTACCCGGTGGCTGGCGCGGGCAACACGGTCGAGCCTGGCCGGCGCCGCTACAACTTCGTCTGGTACCGGCCAGCCGATGAACCGACCACCCTGCGTGACATGCTGACCGACAGCACCGGCAAGGTCTGGCATGACGGCATTCCTCCACCGCTGATTCGGCCAGAGATCGTTGCTGCCGCGCGGCAAGCTGCCGTCGATACGCTCGCCCCTCAGTTCGCCGAAGTCGTCGAGAAGACCGAATCACTTTTCTTCCAGCCGATCTACGACCTTGAAAGCAGCCAGCTCGCATTCGGCCGGATCGCGCTGCTTGGCGATGCGGCGTTCGTCGCGCGCCCCCACTGCGGCATGGGTGTGACCAAGGCGGCGGGCGATGCGATGGCACTGCTGGGCGCTTTGGAAAGCAGCAACGACGTTACCGCAGCCTTAAAGGCCTATGAGCAGCCGCGCCTTGCGTATGGTTCGGCAATCGTCGAGCACGCGCGGCACCTGGGCGCTTACATGCAGGCGCAGATTCGCACCGATGAAGAGCGCGAGATGGCAGAGCGCTACCGCACGCCGGTGGCGGTCATGCGGGAGACGGCAGTGCCTATGAGTCCGGACTACAAGCACAGCGGAACGTCGCCCGCAGGGTTGACGGGCACGGTAGCGGTCGAATAG
- a CDS encoding VOC family protein — protein sequence MPISKLAHFSVRTTDLDASRRFYSDVLGFKEGFRPPFQFPGAWMYRGGDEAEFGVVHLIGIDKNDPDGLIEYLGDKDASALHGSAAVDHLAFLATNLDNMVEQLERAGLKFRERTVPGLGLHQVFVEDPSGITIELNFPAEEAAGRATADGVSTTVSREAS from the coding sequence ATGCCGATCAGCAAGCTCGCCCACTTTTCCGTAAGAACGACAGACCTCGATGCGTCTCGGCGCTTCTACAGTGACGTGCTCGGTTTCAAGGAGGGCTTCAGGCCCCCGTTCCAATTTCCCGGAGCCTGGATGTACCGCGGCGGTGACGAGGCCGAATTCGGCGTGGTGCACCTCATTGGGATCGACAAGAACGATCCCGACGGCCTGATCGAATACCTGGGCGACAAGGACGCATCGGCCCTTCATGGCAGCGCTGCGGTCGACCACCTCGCCTTTCTCGCGACCAACCTCGACAACATGGTCGAGCAACTTGAACGCGCTGGCCTGAAGTTTCGCGAACGCACGGTGCCAGGCCTCGGCCTGCATCAGGTGTTCGTCGAGGACCCGTCCGGGATCACGATCGAGCTCAACTTTCCGGCAGAAGAAGCGGCCGGGCGAGCCACGGCGGATGGTGTGTCCACCACTGTCTCGAGGGAAGCATCATGA
- the lhgO gene encoding L-2-hydroxyglutarate oxidase, with the protein MKAARNHSAAPPYDYIVVGAGIVGLATARELLRRKSGCSLLLLEKEKQPAMHQTGRNSGVVHAGVYYAPGSLKARLCKAGAAATLKLCEEHGIAVDNCGKLIVATSELERGRLAELEQRCRANGLNVSRLDAQQLKVAEPRIDGIAGMLVPETSIVDYTQVALALAKDVERMGGSIRFGRTVLGIREAADRVTVETSDGDVEAARLVACAGLMADRIAAMSGLADDFQIVPFRGEYYRLREEKNDIVKHLIYPVPDPALPFLGVHLTRMIGGYVTVGPNAVFSLAREGYGKFAFRARDAAQTLAFPGFWRVARANLRSGIDEMRSSLSKQRYLALCRKYCPELSIDDLQPHKSGIRAQAVMRDGTLVHDFLIRSTTRTLHVCNAPSPAATSAMPIAAYIADAVTEARATRQFMHAAAET; encoded by the coding sequence ATGAAGGCCGCCCGCAACCATTCAGCTGCTCCGCCGTACGACTACATCGTCGTGGGCGCGGGGATCGTAGGCCTCGCAACCGCGCGCGAGCTGCTACGACGCAAATCCGGTTGCTCTCTGCTCCTGCTTGAAAAGGAGAAGCAGCCCGCAATGCATCAAACCGGACGCAACAGCGGCGTGGTTCATGCCGGGGTCTACTACGCGCCCGGCTCGCTGAAAGCCAGGCTTTGCAAGGCCGGCGCTGCAGCCACGCTGAAACTTTGCGAGGAGCATGGGATTGCGGTGGACAACTGCGGCAAGCTGATCGTCGCCACGTCAGAGCTGGAGCGCGGCCGGCTGGCTGAACTCGAGCAGCGCTGCCGCGCGAACGGCCTGAACGTGTCGCGGCTCGACGCGCAGCAGCTGAAGGTCGCCGAACCCCGTATCGACGGTATCGCGGGGATGCTGGTGCCGGAAACATCGATCGTCGACTACACGCAGGTGGCGCTGGCCCTGGCAAAGGATGTCGAGCGCATGGGCGGGTCGATCCGCTTCGGTCGCACCGTGCTGGGAATCCGGGAAGCGGCAGACCGCGTGACGGTGGAGACGAGCGACGGCGACGTCGAAGCCGCTCGGCTCGTCGCCTGTGCCGGACTCATGGCGGATCGGATCGCAGCCATGAGCGGCTTGGCCGACGACTTCCAGATCGTTCCGTTTCGCGGGGAGTACTACCGGCTGCGCGAAGAGAAGAACGACATCGTCAAGCACCTGATCTACCCGGTGCCCGATCCAGCGCTGCCGTTTCTCGGCGTGCACCTGACCCGAATGATCGGCGGCTACGTAACGGTTGGCCCGAACGCCGTGTTCAGTCTCGCACGCGAGGGCTACGGCAAGTTCGCATTTAGGGCACGCGATGCAGCCCAGACCTTGGCTTTCCCGGGCTTCTGGCGCGTCGCCCGGGCAAATCTGCGGTCAGGCATTGATGAGATGCGCAGTTCGCTGAGCAAACAGCGCTACCTCGCCCTGTGCCGCAAGTACTGCCCGGAGCTGTCCATTGACGACCTGCAGCCCCACAAGAGCGGCATCCGGGCCCAGGCCGTGATGCGCGACGGCACGTTGGTCCACGACTTCCTGATCCGCAGCACAACACGCACGCTGCATGTCTGCAACGCGCCTTCGCCTGCTGCGACTTCGGCTATGCCGATCGCCGCCTACATCGCGGACGCAGTGACTGAGGCACGCGCCACCCGGCAATTCATGCACGCGGCAGCCGAAACCTGA
- a CDS encoding polysaccharide deacetylase family protein yields MNQGFWPDDIRLVLSFSMQFEAGGEAPYSPLGPLHAFDMKPGYPDFPTRSWYRYGFQEGAQRLMDLFDKHKVKFTSHMVGSAVDRTPSLAKEIVERGHEAAAHGRDWVQQYDLQFEDEKKFIEDNVKSIERAAGVRPVGYNGAAMRGTINTLKVLQDLGFKYHIDDVSRDEPFIIPVRGKDFAVVPYSLTLNDIIQHETYNFSSGDFERQLKDEFDQLYEEAAKRRRMMSVSTHDRVAGRPFRVRSLGRFLEYALGHEGVVAMRKDQIAEIALADTATLRDENDAERWEKWESANGEPKIRSVS; encoded by the coding sequence ATGAATCAAGGCTTTTGGCCGGACGACATCCGGCTCGTTCTTTCCTTTTCAATGCAGTTCGAAGCCGGCGGAGAAGCCCCATACAGCCCACTCGGGCCACTGCATGCGTTCGACATGAAACCAGGCTATCCGGATTTTCCGACCCGCTCCTGGTATCGCTACGGTTTCCAGGAAGGCGCGCAGCGGCTGATGGACCTGTTCGACAAGCACAAGGTCAAATTCACCTCGCACATGGTGGGTTCGGCGGTCGATCGCACACCGAGCCTCGCGAAAGAGATCGTCGAGCGCGGCCACGAAGCCGCCGCTCACGGGCGGGACTGGGTGCAGCAGTACGACCTGCAGTTCGAGGACGAGAAGAAGTTCATTGAAGACAACGTCAAGAGCATCGAGCGAGCTGCCGGGGTTCGTCCAGTCGGCTACAACGGTGCCGCGATGCGCGGCACGATCAACACGCTGAAAGTGCTTCAGGACCTCGGCTTCAAGTACCACATTGACGACGTGAGCCGCGACGAGCCGTTCATCATTCCGGTTCGTGGCAAAGACTTCGCAGTAGTGCCGTACAGCCTGACTCTGAACGACATCATCCAGCACGAAACCTACAACTTCTCGTCGGGCGATTTCGAACGACAACTCAAGGACGAATTCGACCAGCTGTACGAAGAGGCCGCCAAGCGGCGCCGCATGATGTCGGTCAGCACTCACGACCGGGTTGCAGGTCGGCCATTCCGAGTGCGGTCGCTGGGCCGTTTCCTCGAGTACGCATTGGGCCACGAAGGCGTCGTCGCCATGCGCAAGGACCAGATTGCCGAGATTGCGCTCGCCGATACGGCGACCTTGCGCGACGAGAACGACGCCGAGCGTTGGGAGAAATGGGAAAGCGCGAATGGTGAACCGAAGATCCGCTCGGTGAGCTGA